One region of Paucibacter aquatile genomic DNA includes:
- a CDS encoding PEP-CTERM sorting domain-containing protein, whose product MKTHTFKLIAAACLMASHAAWAELPRGSLTFLQPKGTVSTTEAIDIWVRLTLDADSPAFTFSSYPLTGISPGDLSPEGVYHDPITGTNTPATFARIDSVFISASMTVSGSEFMGYDFQFATIYNPQLPGPTYQNHFNLAPGQSYDYLFGRFTPKAGGAPEGTVNLYQTSMTLQYTGVDALGRTLYSANQPVIASSCESGDWATCGFTRTVTAVPEPSSYALMGLGLAGVLGLARRRRATA is encoded by the coding sequence ATGAAAACGCACACCTTCAAGTTGATTGCCGCTGCCTGCCTCATGGCGAGCCACGCGGCCTGGGCCGAGCTGCCCCGAGGCAGCCTGACGTTCTTGCAGCCCAAGGGCACGGTCAGCACGACCGAGGCCATTGACATCTGGGTTCGGCTTACGCTGGACGCAGACTCCCCGGCGTTCACCTTCTCCAGCTATCCACTCACGGGCATTTCGCCCGGAGATTTGTCGCCCGAAGGCGTCTACCACGACCCGATCACAGGCACCAACACCCCGGCCACTTTTGCGCGGATTGACAGTGTCTTCATCAGCGCCTCGATGACGGTGTCGGGCAGCGAGTTCATGGGCTACGACTTCCAATTCGCCACGATTTACAACCCGCAACTGCCGGGGCCCACCTACCAGAATCACTTCAATCTGGCCCCCGGCCAAAGCTACGACTACCTGTTTGGCCGCTTCACGCCGAAGGCAGGTGGCGCACCGGAAGGCACCGTCAATCTCTACCAGACCTCGATGACGCTGCAGTACACCGGCGTGGATGCCCTGGGCCGAACGCTGTATTCCGCCAACCAGCCCGTCATCGCATCGAGCTGCGAGAGTGGTGACTGGGCCACTTGCGGCTTCACCCGCACCGTCACCGCCGTGCCCGAGCCCAGCAGCTATGCCTTGATGGGCCTCGGCCTGGCCGGTGTGCTGGGCCTGGCCCGCCGCCGCCGCGCCACGGCCTGA
- a CDS encoding serine/threonine-protein kinase encodes MGDSARHTELNQLLRQAQGLAEAERGPWLAALAARDAALAAELAQRLIQQAETQFPAAAGPVPFSAMPVLDERQQAPSLSGQRMGAWQLLRKIGEGGMGQVWLARRADGLYEQEAVVKLLRSDLQQAPLSQRFARERAVLARLKHPGIARLLDAGMADGVPYLVLEYVAGRTLSEHVRAECPTVASRVALLIRVAQAVEHAHAQLVVHRDLKPSNVMVGAEGDSRGEVKVLDFGIAGLLDEEDPGHLTRVSGRGLTLSYAAPEQLSGTPVGVAADVYSLGVLLFEMLSGRLPFYNAGSSRTAIEHALLHQDAPRLGPLLAQALAEDAPEGARPLDAERARGDLEAIVAKALRKLPEERYPAVSALVEDLTRWLQHRPVSARREDWRHRLRLWMRRNALAASLSGGLAVAVLLGLGVSLDQWRRAQAAAHESDQVTLYLTDLLGSASPDVHGGQAPTVMDLLEKSRSEIAGKFQDQPRIKARLLATLAETYGALDRYDLAAPLAREWVALMVQPYGEDDERTVAAHIKLAQIYVPTGPHDLVVAELEPLRERVARLHGPKSDPMRELYYALANGYMKTGRLAEAKLALDQAGELVRLLYPEGHFYRTFHHMVEAVRLSGEGRISEALAQLRLTEPALQNPPKENLRHVLAIRRNILTMEIRAGLYDGVEARAQALGEEMDRLHGRGNSMRAFMYPEIARYHHDRAEYAQALAARLAFNTQGNGAPFNARTAAKASLLLARAQAGESPATTLRQDARALLEEVDRVREQMGVSRAEAWLALARSGLVLGDLDLAADAVARLRGDADLHLERDLWLESRIAQVEGALLRARGDLAGSRRLLERRVALLETSPDRQLPPLWQARLDLALTLVMMGAPDAAAALAAAREARPPQMPAGHPFDALQSLMQAQLDAPASDSPAARQARSALKAGLQKNAAHPPEIREDLGGWF; translated from the coding sequence ATGGGCGACAGCGCCCGCCACACCGAACTGAACCAGCTGCTGCGCCAGGCGCAAGGCCTGGCCGAGGCTGAGCGCGGCCCCTGGTTGGCGGCGCTGGCCGCGCGCGATGCCGCCCTGGCCGCCGAGCTCGCGCAGCGCTTGATCCAGCAGGCCGAGACCCAGTTTCCTGCAGCCGCTGGGCCCGTGCCCTTCAGCGCCATGCCGGTGCTGGACGAGAGGCAGCAAGCGCCTTCACTGAGTGGCCAGCGTATGGGGGCTTGGCAGCTGCTGCGCAAGATCGGCGAGGGCGGCATGGGCCAGGTCTGGCTGGCGCGGCGGGCCGATGGCTTGTACGAGCAGGAGGCCGTGGTCAAGCTGTTGCGCAGTGATTTGCAGCAGGCGCCGCTGTCCCAGCGTTTCGCGCGCGAGCGGGCCGTGCTTGCCCGGCTCAAGCATCCCGGCATTGCGCGCCTGCTCGATGCTGGCATGGCGGACGGTGTGCCCTATCTGGTGCTGGAGTACGTGGCCGGCCGCACGCTCAGCGAGCATGTGCGGGCCGAATGCCCCACGGTCGCCTCACGGGTGGCCTTGCTGATCCGCGTGGCCCAGGCGGTCGAGCATGCCCATGCCCAGTTGGTGGTGCACCGCGACCTCAAGCCTTCGAACGTGATGGTCGGCGCCGAGGGCGACAGCCGGGGCGAGGTCAAGGTGCTGGACTTCGGCATTGCGGGTCTGCTGGATGAAGAGGATCCAGGCCACCTGACCCGCGTAAGCGGCCGTGGCCTGACCTTGTCGTATGCCGCACCCGAGCAGCTCAGCGGCACGCCGGTCGGCGTGGCGGCCGATGTCTACTCGCTCGGCGTGCTGTTGTTCGAGATGCTGTCCGGCCGCCTGCCCTTTTACAACGCCGGCAGCAGCCGCACGGCCATCGAGCATGCTTTGCTGCACCAGGACGCGCCGCGGCTCGGGCCCTTGCTGGCCCAGGCTTTGGCCGAAGATGCGCCGGAGGGCGCCCGCCCGCTCGACGCCGAGCGCGCCCGCGGCGACCTGGAGGCCATCGTCGCCAAGGCCTTGCGCAAGCTGCCCGAGGAGCGCTACCCGGCCGTGAGCGCCTTGGTCGAAGACCTGACGCGCTGGCTCCAGCATCGCCCGGTCAGCGCCCGCCGCGAGGACTGGCGCCATCGCCTGCGGCTCTGGATGCGCCGCAATGCCCTGGCTGCCTCGCTGTCGGGCGGTCTGGCCGTGGCCGTGCTGCTGGGCCTGGGCGTCAGCCTGGATCAATGGCGCCGCGCGCAGGCGGCGGCCCATGAATCCGATCAGGTGACGCTGTACCTGACGGATCTGCTGGGCAGTGCCAGCCCCGATGTCCATGGCGGGCAGGCGCCCACGGTCATGGATCTGCTGGAGAAAAGCCGCAGCGAGATCGCAGGCAAATTCCAGGACCAGCCCCGCATCAAGGCGCGCCTGCTGGCCACACTGGCCGAAACCTACGGCGCCCTGGACCGCTACGACCTGGCCGCACCGCTGGCGCGTGAGTGGGTGGCGCTGATGGTTCAGCCCTACGGGGAAGACGACGAGCGCACCGTGGCGGCCCATATCAAGCTGGCCCAAATTTATGTGCCGACGGGCCCGCACGATTTGGTGGTGGCCGAGCTGGAGCCTCTGCGCGAGCGCGTGGCGCGCTTGCATGGCCCCAAATCCGATCCCATGCGCGAGCTCTACTACGCGCTGGCCAATGGTTATATGAAGACTGGCCGCCTGGCCGAGGCCAAGCTGGCCTTGGATCAAGCCGGCGAGTTGGTGCGGCTGCTCTACCCGGAGGGCCACTTCTATCGAACCTTCCACCACATGGTGGAGGCGGTCCGCCTGTCCGGAGAGGGGCGCATCAGCGAGGCCCTCGCCCAGCTGCGCCTGACCGAGCCGGCCTTGCAGAATCCGCCCAAGGAGAACCTGCGCCATGTGCTGGCCATCCGGCGCAACATCCTGACCATGGAGATCCGTGCGGGCTTGTACGACGGTGTGGAGGCGCGTGCGCAGGCCTTGGGCGAGGAGATGGACCGGCTGCATGGTCGGGGCAATTCCATGCGCGCCTTCATGTACCCGGAGATTGCGCGTTACCACCACGACCGCGCTGAGTACGCGCAGGCCCTGGCCGCCCGTCTGGCCTTCAACACCCAAGGCAATGGCGCACCCTTCAATGCCCGGACGGCGGCCAAGGCCTCGCTGTTGCTGGCGCGCGCCCAGGCGGGGGAGTCGCCCGCGACCACCTTGCGCCAGGATGCCCGCGCCCTGCTGGAGGAAGTGGACCGGGTGCGTGAGCAGATGGGTGTGAGCCGGGCCGAGGCCTGGCTGGCCCTGGCGCGCAGCGGCCTGGTGCTGGGTGACCTGGATTTGGCGGCGGATGCTGTCGCCCGCCTGCGCGGCGATGCCGACCTGCATCTGGAGCGCGACCTGTGGCTGGAGAGCCGCATCGCCCAGGTCGAGGGTGCGCTGCTGCGCGCCCGCGGCGATCTGGCCGGCAGCCGCCGCCTGCTGGAGCGCCGTGTGGCCTTGCTGGAGACCAGCCCGGACCGCCAGCTGCCGCCGCTCTGGCAGGCTCGCCTCGACCTGGCGCTGACCCTGGTGATGATGGGCGCCCCCGATGCGGCCGCCGCGCTGGCCGCAGCGCGCGAGGCCCGCCCGCCGCAAATGCCGGCCGGTCATCCTTTCGATGCCTTGCAGTCGCTGATGCAAGCGCAGCTGGATGCACCGGCCAGCGACAGCCCCGCCGCCCGCCAGGCGCGGAGCGCATTGAAAGCGGGCCTGCAAAAAAACGCCGCCCATCCGCCCGAGATTCGGGAGGACCTGGGCGGCTGGTTCTGA
- a CDS encoding glutamate-5-semialdehyde dehydrogenase, giving the protein MRAVGQAARQASRRMAAASTAAKNQALLSLARRLREAGPALASANARDLKAAAAAGLDGPMLDRLKLSPEVIETVAQGCEQIAAMPDPVGEISGLKRRPSGISVGQMRVPLGVFGMIYESRPNVTIEAASLAIKSGNACILRGGSEAIHSNLALAELVAAALREAGLPPEGVQLIASTDRTAVGLLITAPEHVDVIIPRGGKGLIERISAESKVPVIKHLDGNCHCYVDAEVDFDLALTVVMNAKTQKYSPCNATESLLVHAESASDFLPHIGALLAEKGVEMRGCSRSLALLGPIPGAVIKPATEADWSEEYLAPILSIKVVDSLDEAIEHINRYGSHHTDAILTSNHGHAMRFLREVDSASVMVNASTRFADGFEYGLGAEIGISTDKLHARGPVGLEGLSSLKWVVLGQGEVRR; this is encoded by the coding sequence ATGAGGGCGGTGGGCCAGGCCGCCCGCCAGGCTTCGCGCCGCATGGCTGCCGCCTCCACCGCCGCCAAGAACCAGGCCTTGCTGAGCCTGGCCCGCCGCCTGCGCGAAGCCGGCCCGGCCCTGGCTTCTGCCAACGCCCGTGACCTGAAAGCCGCTGCCGCCGCCGGCCTGGACGGCCCCATGCTGGACCGCCTGAAGCTGAGCCCCGAGGTGATCGAGACCGTGGCCCAGGGCTGCGAGCAGATCGCCGCCATGCCCGACCCGGTCGGTGAGATCAGCGGCCTCAAGCGCCGCCCCAGCGGCATCAGCGTGGGCCAGATGCGCGTGCCCCTGGGCGTGTTCGGCATGATTTACGAGAGCCGCCCCAACGTCACCATCGAGGCGGCCTCCCTGGCCATCAAGAGCGGCAATGCCTGCATCCTGCGCGGCGGCTCCGAGGCGATCCATTCCAACCTCGCCCTGGCCGAGCTGGTGGCGGCCGCCCTGCGCGAGGCCGGCCTGCCGCCCGAGGGCGTGCAGCTGATCGCCAGCACCGACCGCACCGCCGTGGGCCTGCTGATTACGGCGCCCGAGCATGTGGATGTGATCATCCCGCGTGGCGGCAAGGGCTTGATCGAGCGCATCAGCGCCGAGTCCAAGGTGCCGGTCATCAAGCATCTCGACGGCAACTGCCACTGCTATGTCGACGCCGAGGTCGATTTCGACCTGGCCCTGACCGTGGTCATGAACGCCAAGACGCAGAAGTACAGCCCCTGCAATGCCACCGAGTCTCTGCTGGTCCATGCCGAGAGCGCTTCGGATTTCCTGCCCCATATCGGCGCCCTGTTGGCCGAGAAGGGGGTGGAGATGCGCGGCTGCTCGCGCAGCCTGGCCTTGCTGGGCCCCATCCCGGGCGCCGTGATCAAGCCGGCGACCGAAGCCGACTGGAGCGAGGAGTATCTGGCGCCCATCCTCAGCATCAAGGTGGTGGACAGCCTCGATGAGGCCATCGAACACATCAACCGCTACGGCTCGCACCACACCGACGCCATCCTCACCAGCAACCATGGCCATGCCATGCGTTTCCTGCGCGAGGTCGATTCAGCCAGCGTCATGGTCAATGCCAGCACGCGCTTTGCCGATGGCTTTGAGTACGGCCTGGGCGCCGAGATCGGCATCTCCACCGACAAGCTCCATGCCCGTGGCCCGGTGGGACTGGAAGGCCTGAGCTCGCTCAAATGGGTGGTGCTGGGCCAGGGCGAAGTGCGCCGCTGA
- a CDS encoding SDR family NAD(P)-dependent oxidoreductase has translation MDLGLKGLRAVVTGGSAGIGAAIVHALAAEGCEVAFCARGPERIAARLAELQALQLPGRVQARALDVAEPGAFEAWLQELGPQDIFVANVSALSADWSQALALDVAATVRCCEAMLPWLQDSPQAAITCIGSRASSQACPNSEAYGAAKAAVAHYAKSLSARVLPRVRVNLVSPGDTWVEGGFWGRIAEQQPEAYQRALQRNPLKRLARVEEIARVVAFISSPAASFVAGANWYVDGGSTSHVQL, from the coding sequence ATGGATCTGGGATTGAAAGGCCTGAGGGCAGTGGTGACTGGCGGCTCGGCCGGCATCGGTGCGGCCATCGTGCACGCGCTGGCGGCCGAAGGCTGCGAGGTGGCGTTCTGCGCGCGTGGGCCCGAGCGCATCGCCGCCCGCCTGGCCGAGTTGCAGGCGCTGCAGCTGCCGGGGCGGGTGCAGGCGCGCGCGCTCGATGTGGCCGAGCCGGGCGCCTTCGAGGCCTGGTTGCAGGAGCTCGGGCCGCAGGACATTTTTGTGGCCAATGTCAGCGCGCTCTCGGCCGATTGGTCGCAGGCCTTGGCGCTCGATGTTGCTGCCACCGTGCGCTGCTGTGAGGCCATGCTGCCCTGGCTGCAAGACTCGCCCCAGGCCGCCATCACCTGCATTGGTTCGCGCGCCAGCTCTCAAGCCTGCCCGAATTCCGAAGCCTACGGCGCGGCCAAAGCGGCCGTGGCGCATTACGCGAAGTCGTTGTCGGCCCGTGTGCTGCCGCGGGTGCGGGTCAATCTGGTGTCGCCCGGCGACACCTGGGTCGAGGGCGGATTCTGGGGCCGTATCGCCGAACAGCAGCCCGAGGCCTACCAGCGCGCGCTGCAACGCAACCCGCTGAAGCGTCTGGCTCGCGTGGAGGAGATCGCTCGCGTGGTGGCCTTCATTTCCAGCCCGGCCGCCAGCTTTGTGGCCGGTGCCAACTGGTATGTCGACGGCGGCTCCACCAGCCATGTGCAGCTGTGA
- a CDS encoding BlaI/MecI/CopY family transcriptional regulator, which yields MSEDKSELSLSELQLSLMRVLWQRGQASTAEVAEALRAEGRPLAHTTVATLLQRLEKRGLLACDREARALVYRPCVSEPEVQKSMVSGLLASLFAGKASALLSHLLKAGDIADEDMAQMRRLLAKGGTSKNPKDGSHD from the coding sequence ATGTCCGAAGACAAAAGCGAACTGAGCCTGAGCGAGCTGCAGCTGAGCCTGATGCGTGTGCTCTGGCAGCGCGGCCAGGCCAGCACGGCCGAGGTGGCCGAGGCCTTGCGCGCCGAAGGCCGACCCCTGGCTCACACCACCGTGGCGACCTTGCTGCAGCGCCTGGAAAAGCGCGGCCTGCTGGCCTGCGATCGCGAGGCCCGCGCCTTGGTCTACCGCCCCTGCGTGTCCGAGCCCGAGGTGCAGAAGTCCATGGTCAGCGGCCTGCTGGCCAGCCTGTTCGCCGGCAAGGCCAGCGCCCTGCTCAGCCACCTGCTGAAAGCCGGCGACATTGCCGACGAGGACATGGCGCAGATGCGCCGCCTGCTGGCCAAGGGCGGCACGAGCAAGAACCCCAAGGACGGCAGCCATGACTGA
- a CDS encoding M56 family metallopeptidase yields MTEPLSINAPLLLAGLSSGLLNYLLHSSLLLGGAWLIERSARLRPRQASHREALWRLAFFGPVLTAGLATLLSWSPAPTAGPLASPTATSTAIERPALPEPSDAPTATATPPMREPAPMTGAERPTRQAPAAPRAWLQLPPEASAAVAALAAAWALLAGLGLLATGLAWWRLRVQARRLPRLDDDADLHGCLQTLARSAGLPTPPLRLGRAEWPSPLIAPGGAICLPAWALQLPPAQREAVLAHELAHLRRRDPAWRLAAQLLNQLAWLQPLNRLALRRLDALAEQACDAWATARPSDAAREQARRALAESLYRCAQELQQAAHPVRRLQLLSRMAASGRSPLLARIDALMNPAPNPHGDPTMNPKPEPYTALPARELWRKRVLVGGLTLCALALPLLGVGHSQPLDLSRLRDLGHSFEARFGVGSAMGTRIVKNSPSHNLDIRLSGQMRFNEDQTALESLSQGRLLIDERREGWHRRAEFLPGEAGQAPRLIYSLDGKEQTPDAEGQAWLRDRVALAGETIEGSEKRVRSLMAQGGVARVLADIQAPALEDHRRRSRAEALLKQGRHSDSTLQTLIQVSSGIDSDFERRQLLETLIEGQALSPALQAELLNSLNNLSSDFERRQVLESLAPRLSPDTATLQAWVQAAQGMDSDFEKRSAIVELIERQGSLPSLAAALQASLSLDSDFEHRIALEAVAQKLPRQVALDAQAEAALRAYSESARRIDSDFERRIALSALLDAGVHQKTALLGVLDAARSIDSDFERAELLSALAAHLPADAELVARYRQAARGLSEHERGKVEAALDPVMDRLAQAAPAAPATPAQAAPAASAAPAAAISRLKPPSPPRPPAAPSLP; encoded by the coding sequence ATGACTGAGCCCCTCAGCATCAACGCGCCCCTGCTGCTGGCTGGCCTGAGCAGCGGCCTGCTCAACTACCTGCTGCACAGCAGCCTGCTGCTCGGTGGCGCCTGGCTGATCGAGCGCAGCGCCCGCCTGCGGCCGCGCCAGGCCTCGCATCGCGAGGCCCTGTGGCGCCTGGCCTTTTTCGGCCCGGTGCTGACGGCCGGCCTGGCCACGCTGCTGAGCTGGAGCCCGGCACCGACGGCCGGGCCGCTCGCATCGCCCACCGCCACCAGCACAGCGATCGAGCGCCCCGCCCTCCCGGAGCCAAGCGACGCGCCGACCGCCACAGCGACCCCACCGATGCGCGAACCCGCGCCGATGACTGGCGCAGAGCGCCCCACTCGCCAAGCGCCGGCCGCACCACGCGCCTGGCTGCAACTGCCCCCCGAAGCCAGTGCCGCCGTGGCCGCGCTGGCGGCGGCCTGGGCGCTGTTGGCCGGTCTGGGCCTGCTGGCCACCGGCCTGGCCTGGTGGCGCCTGCGCGTGCAGGCGCGCCGCCTGCCCCGCTTGGACGACGATGCCGATCTGCACGGCTGCCTGCAAACCCTGGCCCGATCCGCCGGCCTGCCGACCCCGCCCCTGCGCCTCGGCCGCGCCGAGTGGCCCAGCCCCCTGATCGCCCCGGGCGGCGCCATCTGCCTGCCCGCCTGGGCCCTGCAGCTGCCGCCCGCGCAGCGCGAGGCGGTGCTGGCCCATGAGCTGGCGCATCTGCGCCGGCGCGATCCGGCCTGGCGCCTGGCCGCCCAGCTGCTGAACCAGCTGGCCTGGCTGCAACCCCTGAACCGCCTGGCTCTGCGCCGGCTCGACGCCCTGGCCGAACAGGCCTGCGACGCCTGGGCCACCGCCCGACCCAGCGATGCCGCCCGCGAGCAGGCCCGCCGCGCCCTGGCGGAGAGCCTGTACCGCTGCGCCCAAGAGCTGCAGCAGGCAGCCCACCCGGTGCGGCGCCTGCAGCTGCTGAGCCGCATGGCCGCCAGCGGCCGCTCGCCCCTGCTGGCCCGCATCGACGCACTGATGAACCCTGCCCCCAACCCGCACGGAGACCCGACCATGAACCCCAAGCCCGAACCCTACACCGCCCTCCCTGCACGCGAGCTCTGGCGCAAGCGCGTGCTGGTCGGCGGCCTGACCCTGTGCGCCCTGGCCCTGCCCTTGCTGGGCGTGGGCCACAGCCAGCCGCTGGACCTGAGCCGCCTGCGCGACCTGGGCCACAGCTTCGAGGCGCGCTTCGGTGTGGGCTCGGCCATGGGCACCCGCATCGTCAAAAACAGCCCCTCGCACAACCTGGACATCCGCCTCAGCGGCCAGATGCGCTTCAACGAGGACCAGACCGCGCTCGAAAGCCTCAGCCAGGGCCGCCTGCTGATCGATGAGCGGCGCGAGGGCTGGCACCGGCGCGCCGAGTTCCTGCCGGGCGAAGCCGGCCAGGCACCGCGCTTGATTTACAGCCTTGACGGCAAGGAACAGACGCCGGACGCCGAGGGTCAGGCCTGGCTCCGCGATCGCGTCGCCCTGGCCGGCGAGACCATTGAGGGCAGCGAGAAGCGCGTTCGCAGCCTCATGGCCCAAGGCGGCGTCGCGCGCGTGCTGGCCGACATCCAGGCGCCCGCTCTTGAGGACCACCGCCGCCGCAGCCGGGCCGAGGCCTTGCTCAAGCAAGGCCGGCACAGCGACAGCACGCTGCAGACCCTGATCCAGGTCAGCAGCGGCATCGATTCCGATTTCGAGCGCCGCCAGCTGCTGGAGACCCTGATCGAAGGCCAGGCCCTGAGCCCGGCGCTGCAGGCCGAGCTGCTGAACAGCCTGAACAACTTGAGCTCTGACTTCGAACGCCGCCAGGTGCTCGAAAGCCTGGCGCCACGCTTGAGCCCGGACACCGCCACCCTGCAAGCTTGGGTGCAGGCGGCGCAAGGCATGGACTCCGACTTTGAAAAACGCAGCGCCATCGTCGAGCTGATCGAGCGGCAAGGCAGCCTGCCGAGCCTGGCCGCCGCGCTGCAGGCCAGCCTGAGCCTGGACTCGGACTTCGAGCACCGCATCGCGCTGGAAGCCGTGGCCCAAAAGCTGCCGCGCCAGGTGGCACTCGATGCGCAGGCCGAGGCGGCCCTGCGGGCCTACAGCGAATCGGCCCGCCGCATCGACAGCGACTTCGAACGCCGCATCGCCCTGAGCGCCCTGCTCGATGCCGGCGTGCACCAGAAGACCGCGCTGCTGGGCGTGCTCGATGCCGCACGCAGCATCGACTCCGATTTCGAGCGGGCCGAGTTGCTCAGCGCCCTGGCGGCCCATTTGCCGGCCGATGCCGAGCTGGTGGCCCGTTATCGCCAGGCAGCGCGAGGCCTGAGCGAACATGAGCGCGGCAAGGTCGAGGCCGCACTGGACCCGGTGATGGACCGCCTGGCCCAGGCAGCACCGGCCGCGCCGGCCACGCCAGCCCAGGCCGCGCCCGCGGCCTCCGCCGCACCGGCGGCTGCCATCTCGCGCCTCAAGCCGCCCAGCCCGCCACGCCCGCCGGCTGCTCCTTCGCTGCCCTGA
- a CDS encoding AEC family transporter: MSWIVFHKLLAILIAVAIGWFVGRMRWLGGADAGGSGGDPARVLSNVAFYIFVPALLFRTTARVEFASLPWLTLTAFFAPVLGLLVALYALQRWRGAAAAGAAVPSVQAITATFGNTLQVGVPLAAGVFGEAGLAIHITVVSLHALSILTVLTALVELDLARERSQGQPTGLGSLLANTVRNTVIHPVVLPVVAGLCWNALGLGLPAVLDEVLQMLGTAVVPLCLTLIGMSLAYLGWPQRWTSVLGLVAAKLLVLPSLVLGLGLLLGLRGMPLAVVVMMAALPTGSNALIFAQRYRCQEGETTAAVVVSTLGFVLTAPLWLALLQHMPA; the protein is encoded by the coding sequence ATGAGCTGGATTGTTTTTCACAAGCTGTTGGCCATTCTGATTGCGGTGGCCATCGGCTGGTTTGTCGGCCGCATGCGCTGGCTGGGTGGGGCGGATGCCGGCGGCAGCGGCGGTGACCCGGCGCGGGTGCTGTCGAATGTGGCCTTCTACATCTTCGTGCCCGCCCTGCTGTTTCGCACCACGGCCCGGGTCGAGTTCGCCAGCCTGCCCTGGCTGACGCTGACGGCATTTTTCGCCCCCGTGCTGGGCCTGCTGGTGGCCTTGTATGCCTTGCAGCGCTGGCGCGGTGCGGCGGCCGCCGGTGCGGCCGTGCCCAGCGTGCAGGCCATTACTGCCACCTTTGGCAACACCTTGCAGGTCGGCGTGCCGCTGGCGGCCGGTGTGTTTGGCGAGGCGGGCCTGGCCATCCACATCACCGTGGTCAGCCTGCATGCGCTGAGCATCCTGACCGTGCTGACGGCCCTGGTGGAGCTGGACCTGGCACGTGAGCGCAGCCAGGGCCAGCCCACCGGCCTGGGCAGCCTGCTGGCCAACACCGTGCGCAACACGGTGATCCACCCGGTGGTGCTGCCAGTGGTGGCGGGCCTGTGCTGGAACGCCCTGGGCCTGGGCCTGCCGGCGGTACTCGACGAGGTGCTGCAGATGCTGGGCACGGCCGTGGTGCCGCTGTGCCTGACCCTGATCGGCATGTCCCTGGCCTACCTGGGCTGGCCGCAGCGCTGGACCTCGGTGTTGGGCCTGGTGGCGGCCAAGCTGCTCGTGCTGCCGTCCCTGGTGCTGGGCCTGGGCCTGCTGCTGGGTTTGCGCGGCATGCCGCTGGCTGTGGTGGTCATGATGGCGGCCCTGCCCACCGGCTCCAACGCCCTGATCTTTGCCCAGCGCTACCGCTGTCAGGAGGGTGAGACCACCGCCGCCGTGGTGGTGTCTACCCTGGGCTTTGTGCTGACGGCGCCGCTGTGGCTGGCGCTGCTGCAGCACATGCCGGCTTGA